Proteins co-encoded in one Populus trichocarpa isolate Nisqually-1 chromosome 10, P.trichocarpa_v4.1, whole genome shotgun sequence genomic window:
- the LOC7475387 gene encoding chromatin structure-remodeling complex protein SYD isoform X41: MPCGRLNNAKEFDKVLPGLGGRFLDENCASKEADKLKMMEDKSGLPSDPSMLADERKYLYSTRKLDAEIQRQEAVESQAVFTTAMQQPDSARGGLPLSNPVDSMGNAFLQVGKTDHASSATFINKQAIPEAVSWTRIGSQSLPSGSIQLGLVPDRKDNAPSQFHILGNSNASEQDDDDKSAASTDSPPSPKYTMLEKWIMDQQRKKLLTEQGWVLKQQKTKQRIATCFDKLKETVSSSEDISAKTKIVIELKKLQLLELQRRLRSNFLNDFFKPITNDMDRLKSYKKHKHGRRIKQLERYEQKMKEERQKRIRERQKEFFAEIEVHKERLEDVFKIKRERWKGFNKYVKEFHKRKERTHREKIDRIQREKINLLKINDVEGYLRMVQDAKSDRVKQLLKETEKYLQKLGSKLQEAKSMASRFENDMDESRHAAVVEKNETSVENEDESDQAKHYMESNEKYYLMAHSVKESIAEQPTCLLGGKLREYQMNGLRWLVSLYNNHLNGILADEMGLGKTVQVISLICYLMETKNDRGPFLVVVPSSVLPGWETEINFWAPGIHKIVYSGPPEERRRLFKEKIVHQKFNVLLTTYEYLMNKHDRPKLSKIHWRYIIIDEGHRIKNASCKLNADLRHYQSSHRLLLTGTPLQNNLEELWALLNFLLPNIFNSAEDFSQWFNKPFESNGDNSADEALLSEEENLLIINRLHQVLRPFVLRRLKHKVENQLPEKIERLVRCEASAYQKLLMKRVEENLGSIGNSKARTVHNSVMELRNICNHPYLSQLHADEVDTLIPKHFLPPIIRLCGKLEMLDRLLPKLKATDHRVLFFSTMTRLLDVMEEYLTWKQYRYLRLDGHTSGGDRGSLIDRFNQQDSPYFIFLLSIRAGGVGVNLQAADTVIIFDTDWNPQVDLQAQARAHRIGQKRDVLVLRFETVQTVEEQVRASAEHKLGVANQSITAGFFDNNTSAEDRREYLESLLRECKKEEAAPVLDDDALNDLLARSESEIDVFESVDKQRRHQEMATWKSLLSGQGMDALEPLPPLPSRLVTDDDLKALYEAMKLYDMPKAGAESNAGAKRKGQHVGGLDAKHYGRGKRAREVRSYEEQWTEEEFEKMCQAESPDSPKVKEETGERNLPKEASGSLLAIGCTEPQAPPQLPPLPPPVEPLLLQQSKEVTPPSKRGRGRPRRATSDKSPAAMVLSVPPETGKVDVELQKGIESGSSKTSPLDSSPVPNLEGNSGATPHLGSRIAPSAQPTTPVSVALSSQITTAPLSVPLQSRGRGRKVQGAVQTPRRRGKNQVAVSPTTSSSAVPDPNINDQSQNVSVNPSVIAMGGTVSSAPMPQHPTNFPAAAAAAVEGISAATHHSGPGTALDSQPNPPNPSISPTIQSIVPSSSVPMQVKGQNRKTQSGTETTRRKGKKEVPVSPSVPDASDSQLSKSNPTLSQDKSGESGSKAIFMVSNQQNDALDRDVNQEQVSQEVGQDKKATELLDDVAQHRQPASTLTTHDGITRSMACAGSSGQIHGVDMHDVASVTKEVSAVNSSSKAKVLEVSGSESGVILSTPQLSKRFAEVVQNQSSEDNPSPVVYPATESLLHSATVEGVCKTVHQLAPKITSSSQPISSYPSVTPVFQSNTPEAMQVKRQGHKAPTRGEAPRRRGKKQGSISPAVDATIGQDPIVNPQMQMQNKSRDSLGSKVISLRSAQGNELKELKNVVQEAHIPSGLVGQDPKRKEASGILAVGRIQTADVTDVARVMKEIFSETCSSKNKIGDSSTVEVRSAPVSSKMSVEVAKNQSSEGKALSAVSILEATLPVMGSSNDDSKQPGSGDGVKMEGDHTPALGKAPTSEINPSMLEIKTSHGPVEKMRELIRASTENPVMGSNMEVNHSVLDAGDRDNITSQRPAPEGLLGDGGDPPMVTLSVSDVTEHPRSDSGYRTQASKASPKFSPHVSLGNRTISIKPDYTDYFSLGTVTPVADHSDSRNILSVADSVSRSSNKPSVKESLDSSLEIRDDEAKTHIQSGVDITKVEGEEVCKMQIDPAVSEASSLKYLSSSNKIEPNSSAAGASHRKDAFSQFGGIVLQNISPLRGNTYGPCENDLVGSSVAVEEPHKTEAGNKAEYSQVGAFVPKDLSENMVLPSSPLAREEEKDSRPFEQGLAGSSIEPETSKGFEAQMASKMDVSNANVIIPEIRPEHMVLPQSFLEAEENINGILENDAACCLVVPEGAKGSEVENDDQMGAQKVSDSVQEIVDPLPSSLVIEEDQVEGSSEKGALCFSVIVQNSGGSEAEAGKQLDASHAETLVRENVSENMVSPRSSLVSEAPVVEGSSEQDIFGFSVVLETSKGSATNNEVQVNPSQVDGVVPETKTGIWMQESEIARSSEKHQDDSSVAKQSKPSAIEEGSQMIVSEVGGIVHETSLENSCVPSVSETKAENANCLYEKSSHCVLLALEEAKQSETESSNQLAVSDFPMTGPENSLENICQSSCSLTMEADKIEGSSKKSSCDISVAMEESKKFEKENDESHVGSKECEESQVVGTSFEHTQVGSIGPEETSGNTDKSSYSSEMQEGKIEGSSQNIPEESNRSEAETDDQTQYGGMALANMSENIEGSYSSGMQEDKIKGSSLNVPEESNRLEAETDDQTQFGGMTLAKMSEKIEGSSLNVPEESNRSEAEIDDQAQCGGMALANMPEKIESISFSGMQEDKIEGSSLNVPESNRLEAETDDRTQFGGMALAKMSEKIEGSSLNVPEESNRSEAEIDDQAQCGGMAVANMPEKIEGLSSSGMQEDKIEGSSLNFPESNRLEAETDDQTQFCGMALAKMSEKIEGSCLNVSEESKRSEAETNDQAQCGGMAQANMPEKIEDVSFSGMQEDKIEGSSQNVPESNRSEAETDNQTQFGGMALAKMLEKIEGSSLNVQEESNRSEAETNDQAQCGGMALANMPEKIEDLSSSGMQEDKIKGSSLNVPEESKRQEAETVTDDETQCDGMAPANMLPSSSLLEEKTDVLSEKDPAE, encoded by the exons ATGCCATGTGGAAGGCTGAATAATGCAAAGGAATTTGATAAAGTGCTTCCCGGTTTGGGGGGAAGATTCTTGGATGAAAACTGTGCATCCAAAGAAGCTGATAAACTTAAAATGATGGAGGACAAAAGTGGTCTACCTTCTGACCCCTCGATGCTTGCAGATGAAAGGAAATATCTGTACTCCACAAGGAAACTGGATGCTGAAATACAAAGGCAGGAAGCAGTGGAATCGCAGGCAGTTTTCACCACTGCAATGCAGCAGCCTGATTCAGCAAGGGGTGGTTTACCCTTGAGTAACCCTGTGGACAGCATGGGGAATGCCTTTCTTCAAGTTGGAAAAACTGACCATGCTTCTTCTGCAACATTCATAAATAAGCAGGCAATCCCTGAGGCAGTTAGCTGGACTAGAATTGGCAGTCAATCCCTACCATCCGGCTCCATTCAGCTCGGATTGGTTCCAGACAGAAAAGATAATGCTCCTAGTCAGTTTCACATTCTTGGCAATAGTAATGCTTCAG AacaagatgatgatgataagtCAGCCGCTTCTACTGATTCACCACCTTCTCCAAAGTACACCATGTTAGAGAAATGGATTATGGATCAGCAGAGGAAGAAACTTTTAACCGAGCAAGGTTGGGTTCTAAAACagcagaaaacaaaacaaagaattgCCACTTGTTTTGACAAGTTAAAG GAAACTGTTAGCTCGTCTGAAGACATATCTGCAAAAACCAAAATTgtaatagaattgaaaaagcttCAGCTCTTGGAGCTTCAACGCCGTCTAAGGAG TAATtttctcaatgatttttttaagccCATCACAAATGACATGGATCGTTTGAAATCATATAAGAAACATAAGCATGGCAGGAGGATCAAACAACTTGAAAGGTATGAGCAGAAAATGAAGGAAGAACGACAAAAGAGGATACGTGAGAGGCAGAAGGAGTTCTTTGCTGAGATAGAAGTTCACAA GGAAAGACTGGAAGATGTGTTTAAGATTAAGAGAGAACGCtggaaaggtttcaataaataTGTCAAAGAGTTCCATAAAAGGAAGGAGCGTACCCATCGGGAGAAGATTGACAGAATCCAGCGTGAGaagattaatttattgaaaatcaatGATGTTGAGGGGTATCTGCGAATGGTGCAG GATGCAAAATCAGACCGTGTTAAGCAACTGCTGAAAGAGACGGAGAAGTATCTTCAAAAGCTGGGATCCAAGCTACAGGAAGCTAAGTCTATGGCAAGCCGATTTGAGAATGATATGGATGAGTCACGGCATGCTGCTGTTGTTGAGAAGAATGAAACTTCTGTTGAGAATGAAGATGAAAGTGACCAGGCCAAG CATTACATGGAAAGCAATGAGAAGTACTATTTGATGGCTCATAG TGTAAAAGAAAGCATTGCAGAACAGCCAACATGTCTCCTGGGCGGAAAATTAAGGGA GTATCAGATGAATGGACTAAGGTGGTTGGTTTCACTATACAACAATCATTTGAATGGCATTCTTGCTGATGAAATGGGTCTTGGGAAAACTGTTCAg GTTATTTCTCTAATTTGCTACCTGAtggaaacaaaaaatgataGAGGGCCTTTCTTGGTGGTTGTACCTTCTTCAGTTTTACCTGGCTGGGAGACTGAAATCAATTTCTGGGCACCTGGAATCCACAAAATTGTCTATTCTGGGCCTCCGGAGGAGAGGCGCAGGCTATTTAA gGAAAAGATTGTGCATCAAAAATTCAATGTCCTTCTGACAACGTATGAATATCTGATGAACAAACACGATAGACCGAAACTGAGCAAGATACATTGGCgatatataataattgatgaaGGCCATCGCATAAAGAATGCTTCTTGCAAATTGAATGCTGACTTGAGGCATTATCAGAGTTCTCACAGGTTGTTATTAACTGGAACACCACTACAG AACAATCTTGAGGAATTGTGGGCACTACTCAACTTTTTGCTACCTAACATATTTAACTCAGCAGAGGATTTTTCTCAGTGGTTCAACAAACCATTTGAGAGTAATGGTGATAATTCAGCCGATGAA GCCTTACTTTCCGAGGAGGAAAATTTGTTGATCATAAACCGTCTCCACCAAGTTCTTCGACCATTTGTACTTCGGAGACTGAAACACAAG GTTGAGAATCAACTGCCTGAGAAGATTGAGAGACTTGTTCGGTGTGAGGCTTCTGCATATCAGAAGCTTCTTATGAAGAGAGTAGAAGAGAATCTTGGTTCAATTGGAAATTCAAAG GCTCGAACAGTGCACAACTCAGTTATGGAGCTTCGTAACATATGCAATCATCCATACCTTAGCCAGCTTCATGCGGATGAG GTTGATACTTTGATACCTAAGCATTTTCTGCCACCAATTATTAGACTTTGTGGAAAGCTTGAGATGCTAGATCGTTTGCTACCCAAATTGAAAGCAACAGACCATCGG gttcttttcttttccacaaTGACCAGGCTGCTTGATGTTATGGAGGAGTATCTCACTTGGAAACAGTATCGATACCTTCGCTTGGATGGTCATACCTCTGGAGGTGACCGTGGTTCACTCATTGACCGTTTTAACCAACAAGATTctccatattttattttcttgctcag CATTCGGGCTGGTGGTGTTGGAGTGAACCTTCAAGCTGCTGATACTGTGATCATATTTGATACTGATTGGAATCCTCAG GTTGATCTTCAAGCTCAAGCAAGGGCTCATAGGATTGGCCAGAAGAGGGATGTGCTTGTTCTTCGATTTGAAACA GTCCAAACTGTTGAAGAACAAGTCAGAGCTTCTGCTGAGCATAAACTGGGAGTTGCTAATCAGAGCATTACTGCTGGTTTCTTTGACAATAATACAAG TGCAGAAGATCGAAGGGAATACTTGGAGTCCCTTCTGCGTGAATGCAAGAAAGAGGAGGCTGCCCCTGTTTTAGATGATGATGCTCTAAATGATCTCTTAGCTCGCAG TGAATCAGAGATTGATGTATTTGAATCAGTTGACAAACAAAGGCGGCATCAAGAGATG GCAACATGGAAGAGTTTGTTATCGGGTCAAGGGATGGATGCTTTGGAACCTCTACCACCTTTGCCTTCACGCCTTGTAACAGATGATGACTTGAAAGCACTCTATGAAGCAATGAAGTTGTATGATATGCCAAAGGCTGGGGCAGAATCCAATGCAGGGGCGAAGCGTAAGGGGCAGCATGTTGGGGGCCTTGATGCTAAACATTATGGAAGGGGCAAACGAGCTAGAGAG GTACGCTCTTATGAAGAGCAATGGACAGAAGAGGAATTTGAGAAGATGTGTCAGGCTGAATCTCCAGACTCTCCTAAGGTGAAAGAAGAAACAGGAGAGAGGAACTTGCCAAAAGAGGCTAGTGGGTCTTTATTGGCTATTGGTTGCACAGAACCTCAAGCTCCACCACAACTGCCACCGCTGCCACCTCCTGTGGAGCCTCTCCTGCTGCAGCAGAGCAAAGAGGTAACTCCTCCATCAAAACGGGGGCGTGGAAGGCCGAGAAGAGCAACTTCAGATAAATCTCCAGCTGCGATGGTACTCTCAGTACCTCCTGAAACTGGCAAAGTGGATGTGGAGTTACAGAAGGGAATAGAGTCTGGCTCCTCAAAAACATCTCCTCTTGATTCTTCTCCTGTTCCTAATTTAGAAGGTAATAGTGGAGCCACACCTCATTTAGGATCAAGGATTGCTCCCAGTGCTCAGCCAACCACTCCAGTTTCTGTTGCACTTAGCTCACAAATCACTACTGCTCCCCTTTCTGTGCCATTGCAATCAAGAGGTCGAGGACGGAAGGTTCAAGGTGCAGTTCAAACACCACGGCGCAGAGGAAAGAATCAAGTGGCTGTTTCACCCACCACTTCAAGTTCTGCTGTTCCTGATCCAAATATAAATGATCAATCACAGAATGTATCTGTCAATCCATCAGTAATTGCCATGGGTGGAACTGTTTCTAGTGCTCCCATGCCACAACATCCTACTAATtttcctgctgctgctgctgctgctgtagaGGGTATTAGTGCAGCCACTCATCATTCTGGGCCTGGGACTGCTTTGGATTCTCAACCAAACCCTCCCAACCCTTCTATCTCCCCTACCATTCAATCCATAGTTCCTAGTTCTTCAGTTCCTATGCAAGTCAAAGGGCAAAACCGAAAGACTCAAAGTGGCACTGAAACAACTCGACgcaaaggaaagaaagaggTGCCAGTATCACCTTCTGTTCCAGATGCTTCAGACAGTCAGCTTTCAAAATCCAATCCAACGTTGTCACAGGATAAATCTGGGGAATCAGGAAGTAAAGCTATTTTCATGGTTAGTAACCAACAGAATGATGCTCTGGACAGAGATGTTAACCAGGAGCAAGTGTCCCAAGAAGTTGGCCAGGATAAAAAAGCAACTGAGCTTTTGGATGATGTAGCCCAGCATAGGCAACCAGCCAGCACTCTTACAACGCATGATGGTATTACCAGATCTATGG CTTGTGCAGGATCTTCTGGACAAATACATGGTGTTGATATGCATGATGTAGCTTCTGTGACAAAGGAGGTTTCAGCAGTGAATAGCTCTTCAAAAGCTAAAGTACTTGAAGTTTCTGGGAGTGAAAGTGGAGTTATCCTGTCTACACCTCAATTAAGTAAGCGCTTTGCAGAGGTGGTCCAGAATCAAAGCTCAGAGGATAACCCTTCCCCAGTGGTTTATCCTGCAACTGAGTCATTACTCCATTCTGCCACTGTAGAAGGTGTTTGCAAAACTGTGCATCAGCTTGCTCCAAAGATTACTTCCAGCTCTCAGCCAATTTCATCTTATCCTTCTGTTACTCCAGTATTTCAATCTAACACTCCTGAAGCCATGCAAGTTAAAAGGCAAGGTCATAAAGCTCCTACCAGAGGGGAAGCACCTAGACGAAGAGGTAAGAAACAGGGTTCAATTTCACCTGCTGTGGATGCTACAATTGGTCAGGATCCCATTGTAAATCCTCAAATGCAAATGCAAAATAAGTCCAGAGATTCATTAGGGAGCAAGGTCATATCCTTGAGGAGTGCTCAAGGAAATGAACTCAAGGAGTTGAAGAATGTTGTTCAG GAAGCACATATTCCCAGTGGTTTAGTTGGTCAagatccaaaaagaaaagaagctagTGGGATTCTGGCTGTTGGCCGAATTCAGACTGCTGACGTAACTGATGTTGCTCGTGTGATGAAGGAGATTTTTTCTGAGACTTgctcttcaaaaaataaaattggtgaCTCTTCTACAGTTGAAGTTAGAAGTGCCCCTGTTTCAAGTAAGATGTCTGTGGAGGTGGCAAAAAACCAAAGCTCAGAGGGTAAAGCACTATCCGCTGTGTCAATTTTAGAAGCTACACTTCCAGTCATGGGGAGTTCAAATGATGATTCTAAACAGCCTGGGTCTGGAGATGGTGTCAAGATGGAAGGGGATCATACTCCTGCTTTGGGTAAGGCTCCTACTTCTGAAATCAATCCCTCTATGCTTGAAATCAAGACCAGTCATGGCCCTGTTGAAAAAATGAGAGAGTTGATACGGGCTTCCACTGAAAACCCAGTCATGGGAAGTAATATGGAAGTCAATCATTCAGTTCTTGATGCTGGTGACAGGGACAATATTACTTCTCAGAGACCTGCTCCTGAAGGTCTTcttggtgatggtggtgatcCTCCCATGGTTACCCTATCTGTTTCAGATGTAACAGAACACCCTAGGAGTGACTCTGGATACAGAACGCAGGCTTCAAAAGCATCTCCTAAGTTTTCTCCACATGTTAGCCTTGGCAATCGTACAATTTCCATTAAACCTGATTATACTGATTATTTTTCCTTAGGGACTGTTACTCCTGTTGCAGATCATTCAGATTCAAGAAATATCCTAAGTGTAGCTGATAGTGTATCTAGAAGCAGTAATAAGCCTTCTGTGAAAGAGTCCCTAGATTCTTCTCTTGAAATCAGAGATGATGAAGCTAAAACTCATATTCAATCGGGGGTTGATATAACCAAGGTTGAGGGTGAGGAGGTCTGCAAAATGCAAATTGATCCTGCTGTATcagag GCCTCTTCTCTTAAATATCTGTCTTCTTCCAACAAGATAGAGCCAAACAGTTCTGCAGCTGGAGCCAGTCATCGAAAGGATGCTTTTTCTCAGTTTGGTGGGATTGTGCTGCAAAATATTTCTCCACTCAGAGGAAATACCTATGGCCCATGTGAGAATGATCTTGTTGGAAGCTCAGTAGCAGTGGAGGAACCACACAAAACTGAAGCAGGTAACAAAGCAGAATATTCTCAGGTTGGTGCGTTTGTGCCAAAAGATTTGTCAGAAAACATGGTTCTACCCTCGTCCCCACTGGCAAGGGAGGAAGAAAAGGACAGTAGACCATTTGAGCAGGGTTTAGCTGGCAGCTCAATAGAACCAGAAACATCAAAGGGGTTTGAGGCTCAAATGGCCAGTAAAATGGATGTATCTAATGCTAATGTTATCATTCCAGAAATTAGACCAGAACACATGGTTCTACCCCAATCTTTCTTGGAAGCAGAAGAAAACATCAATGGCATTTTGGAGAATGATGCGGCTTGCTGTTTGGTGGTGCCAGAGGGAGCAAAGGGATCTGAAGTTGAAAATGATGATCAGATGGGCGCGCAGAAGGTGTCTGATAGTGTACAAGAAATTGTGGATCCCTTACCATCTTCTCTTGTAATAGAGGAAGATCAGGTTGAGGGCTCATCCGAGAAGGGTGCGCTTTGTTTCTCTGTAATAGTTCAAAATTCAGGAGGGTCAGAAGCTGAAGCAGGCAAGCAACTAGATGCATCTCATGCTGAGACTTTGGTACGAGAAAATGTATCAGAGAACATGGTTTCGCCAAGATCTTCTTTGGTATCAGAGGCACCAGTGGTTGAGGGCTCTTCTGAGCAGGATATATTTGGCTTCTCAGTAGTACTAGAGACATCTAAAGGGTCTGCTACTAATAATGAGGTTCAAGTAAATCCATCTCAGGTAGATGGAGTTGTGCCTGAAACTAAAACGGGCATATGGATGCAGGAATCTGAGATTGCAAGATCATCTGAGAAGCACCAAGATGACAGCTCAGTAGCCAAGCAATCAAAACCATCTGCAATTGAAGAGGGCAGTCAAATGATAGTATCTGAGGTTGGTGGAATTGTGCATGAAACTTCTTTGGAAAACAGTTGTGTGCCATCTGTCTCAGAAACAAAGGCAGAAAACGCTAATTGCTTATATGAGAAAAGTTCTCATTGCGTCTTGCTTGCTCTAGAGGAAGCAAAACAGTCTGAAACTGAAAGTAGCAACCAACTGGCTGTATCTGATTTTCCTATGACCGGGCCTGAAAATTCTTTGGAGAACATATGCCAGTCTTCATGTTCTCTAACAATGGAGGCGGATAAGATTGAGGGCTCGTCTAAGAAGAGTTCTTGTGACATCTCAGTAGCAATGGAGGAAtcaaaaaagtttgaaaaagaaaacgatgAATCTCATGTTGGTAGCAAGGAATGTGAAGAAAGTCAAGTTGTTGGTACCAGTTTCGAACACACACAGGTTGGTAGCATTGGACCAGAAGAAACATCTGGAAACACAGACAAATCCTCATATTCCTCAGAAATGCAGGAAGGTAAGATTGAGGGCTCATCTCAGAATATCCCAGAGGAATCAAATAGGTCGGAAGCTGAAACAGATGATCAAACTCAGTATGGTGGGATGGCTCTAGCCAACATGTCAGAAAATATCGAGGGCTCTTATTCCTCAGGGATGCAGGAAGACAAGATTAAGGGCTCTTCTTTGAATGTACCAGAGGAATCAAATAGGTTGGAAGCTGAAACAGATGATCAAACTCAATTTGGTGGGATGACTCTAGCTAAGATGTCAGAAAAGATTGAGGGCTCATCTCTGAATGTCCCAGAGGAATCAAATAGGTCGGAAGCTGAAATAGATGACCAAGCTCAATGTGGTGGGATGGCTCTAGCGAACATGCCAGAAAAGATAGAGAGCATATCTTTCTCAGGGATGCAGGAAGACAAGATTGAGGGCTCTTCTCTGAATGTCCCAGAGTCAAATAGGTTGGAAGCTGAAACAGATGATCGAACTCAATTTGGTGGGATGGCTCTAGCTAAGATGTCAGAAAAGATTGAGGGCTCATCTCTGAATGTCCCAGAGGAATCAAATAGGTCGGAAGCTGAAATAGATGACCAAGCTCAATGTGGTGGGATGGCTGTAGCGAACATGCCAGAAAAGATAGAGGGCTTATCTTCCTCAGGGATGCAGGAAGACAAGATTGAGGGCTCTTCTCTGAATTTTCCAGAGTCAAATAGGTTGGAAGCTGAAACAGAtgatcaaactcaattttgtggGATGGCTCTAGCTAAGATGTCAGAAAAGATTGAGGGCTCATGTCTAAATGTCTCAGAGGAATCTAAGAGGTCGGAAGCTGAAACAAATGACCAAGCTCAATGTGGTGGGATGGCTCAAGCTAACATGCCAGAAAAGATAGAGGACGTATCTTTCTCAGGGATGCAGGAAGACAAGATTGAGGGCTCATCTCAGAATGTCCCAGAGTCAAATAGGTCAGAAGCTGAAACAgataatcaaactcaatttggtGGGATGGCTCTAGCTAAGATGTTAGAAAAGATTGAGGGCTCATCTCTGAATGTCCAAGAGGAATCAAATAGGTCGGAAGCTGAAACAAATGACCAAGCTCAATGTGGTGGGATGGCTCTAGCGAACATGCCAGAAAAGATAGAGGACTTGTCTTCCTCAGGGATGCAGGAAGACAAGATTAAAGGCTCTTCTCTAAATGTCCCAGAGGAATCAAAAAGGCAGGAAGCTGAAACTGTAACTGATGATGAAACTCAGTGTGATGGGATGGCTCCAGCGAACATGTTGCCTTCATCTTCTCTCTTGGAGGAAAAGACTGACGTCTTATCAGAGAAAGATCCAGCTGAATAA